A single Rhodothermales bacterium DNA region contains:
- a CDS encoding glycoside hydrolase family 3 C-terminal domain-containing protein, translating into MIATEHSTRVEDLLQRMTLEEKVGQMTQMSLHVLCDPDQTTDDGPQLDQMLLRQVLVEVGVGSLFNVAKGPLLPGAWRDLIAGIQDIATSETRLGIPIVFGLDAVHGSGYTAGGTLFPHNLTLAASWQPELAREAGRITAAELAACGVSWNFAPVLDVGRQPIWSRFFETFGEDVVLASTFGEAAVRGHHDVPGIAACGKHFVGYSAPASGRDRTTAWIPDTLLRDVYLPPFQAAIRAGLATVMVNSGDVNREPVHASRFLLTEVLRDELGFRGVVVSDWEDVVKLHTVHRAAPSLRDAVRVAVEAGVDMSMTPYDTDFAPLLVDLVKAGDVGEDLVDRSVRRILTLKEDLGLFANPLPPQPLESASQESIMVSGDAAAAGLVLLENDGVLPLAEDARVRVTGQGGDSRAALCGSWSYTWQGADEGTFPDDIITLKGALADLISEERPDVEVVVLTETPSVEKPGDIDDLHLSAAEAEVLDVAVATGRPVVAVLLFDRPRLLPASIDACSAVVWAGRPGPHGAGAVRRLLSGETEAQGRLPFTYPRHHAELVAYDHPSTDLVSPDYGLTREYGMTGLNPRWSFGHGLSYTQFAVSGLQVAWHPGGGAALTCLVKNAGERAGRYVVQAYVTDEYARYAPAVRKLAGFLSLELRPGEEKTIDMTLPQRAFGYHTRDGFVVEPGDFRIQVGDCISTLTLA; encoded by the coding sequence GTGATCGCAACGGAGCACAGCACACGGGTTGAGGATCTCCTCCAGCGTATGACGCTGGAGGAGAAGGTGGGGCAGATGACGCAGATGTCCCTGCACGTACTCTGTGACCCGGATCAGACTACGGACGATGGGCCCCAGCTCGATCAGATGCTGCTTCGGCAGGTTCTGGTGGAGGTGGGAGTGGGCTCGCTGTTCAACGTGGCCAAGGGGCCGCTGTTGCCTGGAGCCTGGCGCGACCTGATTGCGGGCATCCAGGACATAGCCACGAGCGAGACCCGTCTCGGTATCCCCATCGTATTCGGTCTGGATGCCGTGCACGGTTCCGGCTACACCGCCGGCGGCACGCTATTCCCGCACAATCTGACACTGGCAGCCTCCTGGCAGCCTGAACTGGCCCGCGAAGCGGGTCGAATAACCGCAGCCGAACTCGCTGCGTGCGGGGTATCCTGGAATTTCGCGCCGGTGCTCGACGTGGGGCGACAGCCTATCTGGTCCCGATTCTTCGAGACGTTCGGCGAGGACGTAGTGTTGGCTTCCACGTTCGGAGAAGCCGCGGTGCGCGGCCATCATGATGTGCCTGGTATCGCAGCCTGCGGGAAACACTTCGTAGGCTACTCGGCCCCCGCCAGCGGTCGGGATCGCACCACGGCCTGGATCCCCGATACGCTGCTCAGGGACGTGTACCTGCCCCCCTTCCAGGCAGCCATCCGGGCCGGGCTCGCTACCGTGATGGTCAATTCGGGCGATGTGAATCGTGAGCCCGTGCACGCGAGTCGATTCCTGCTTACCGAGGTGCTGCGGGACGAACTCGGATTCCGGGGCGTGGTCGTGTCTGACTGGGAAGACGTGGTCAAGCTGCATACCGTGCATCGAGCGGCGCCTTCCCTGCGAGACGCCGTGCGCGTGGCCGTGGAGGCAGGCGTCGACATGAGCATGACGCCCTATGACACGGACTTCGCGCCGCTTCTGGTGGACCTGGTAAAGGCGGGCGACGTCGGGGAGGATCTGGTGGACCGGTCTGTGCGCAGGATCCTGACCCTGAAGGAAGATCTGGGCCTGTTCGCGAATCCGCTGCCTCCGCAACCCCTGGAGAGCGCATCGCAAGAATCCATCATGGTCTCAGGAGACGCTGCCGCCGCCGGGCTGGTGCTCCTCGAAAATGACGGCGTGCTCCCCCTGGCCGAAGACGCGCGCGTCCGGGTGACCGGCCAGGGAGGTGACTCGCGGGCAGCGCTGTGCGGATCATGGAGCTACACGTGGCAGGGTGCCGATGAAGGGACCTTTCCCGATGACATCATCACGCTCAAGGGGGCGCTGGCAGACCTGATTTCGGAGGAGCGGCCGGATGTCGAGGTGGTGGTTCTGACAGAGACCCCATCGGTGGAGAAGCCTGGAGACATCGATGACCTGCACCTGTCTGCCGCCGAAGCGGAGGTGCTGGATGTAGCGGTGGCGACGGGAAGGCCGGTTGTCGCGGTGCTGCTGTTCGACAGACCGCGTCTGCTTCCGGCTTCCATCGATGCGTGTTCCGCCGTGGTGTGGGCGGGCAGGCCTGGCCCGCACGGGGCCGGGGCTGTTCGGCGATTGCTTTCGGGGGAGACCGAGGCTCAGGGCCGGCTCCCGTTCACGTACCCGCGGCATCACGCGGAGCTCGTGGCCTACGACCACCCGTCGACCGATCTCGTATCGCCTGACTACGGGCTGACCCGGGAATACGGCATGACCGGGCTGAACCCCCGGTGGTCGTTCGGGCACGGCCTCTCGTACACGCAGTTTGCGGTATCCGGGCTCCAGGTAGCCTGGCACCCCGGCGGCGGGGCGGCGTTGACGTGTCTCGTGAAGAATGCCGGCGAGCGGGCGGGCCGGTACGTCGTTCAGGCCTATGTCACCGACGAATACGCGCGCTACGCGCCGGCCGTGCGCAAGCTGGCCGGCTTTCTGTCTCTGGAATTGCGGCCCGGAGAAGAGAAAACCATCGACATGACACTGCCTCAACGCGCGTTTGGGTATCACACGCGGGACGGCTTCGTGGTGGAACCGGGGGACTTCCGGATTCAGGTCGGTGATTGTATCAGCACACTTACACTCGCTTGA